The following coding sequences are from one Ruminococcus flavefaciens AE3010 window:
- the uvrB gene encoding excinuclease ABC subunit UvrB translates to MDHFKLCSNYAPAGDQPQAIDKLVNGINSGKKEQILLGVTGSGKTFTMANVIARVNKPTLVLAHNKILAAQLCSEFREFFPDNAVEYFVSYYDYYQPEAYVPSTDSYIEKDSSINDEIDKLRHSATTALAERRDVIIVASVSCIYSLGSPEEYRSMCVSIRQGAEKPRDQLINELVKIRYERNDIAFERNRFRVRGDVVEIFPAMSSDTAVRVEYFGDEIDRISEVNVVTGEVKAVVSHAAIFPASHYVVGDEKLESALTEIDRELAERIDYFRQNNKLIEAQRIEQRTHYDMEMLREVGYCSGVENYSRVLAGRPAGSTPLTLMDHFPEDFLLIVDESHVTLPQVRAMYAGDRARKTTLVDFGFRLPSAMDNRPLNFDEFNAHIHQAIYVSATPGQIEREKTDTIVEQVIRPTGLVDPEIIVKPTHGQVDDLLSEINERVARKERVLVTTLTKKMAEDLTSYYEKLGVKVRYLHHDIDTIERMEIIKDLREGVFDVLVGINLLREGLDIPEVSLIAILDADKEGFLRSETSLIQTIGRAARNAGGQVIMYADSVTGSMERAITETERRRSLQMKFNEEHGIVPKTIIKDVRDVLEITSKNKVEEKTKKKKLSAAEKQRLIDKLTVEMKNAAKLLEFEHAAYLRDKIKELQEK, encoded by the coding sequence ATGGATCACTTCAAGCTATGTTCAAACTACGCTCCCGCAGGCGATCAGCCGCAGGCTATCGACAAGCTCGTAAACGGCATAAACTCGGGCAAAAAGGAGCAGATACTTCTCGGCGTTACTGGCTCGGGCAAGACCTTCACCATGGCGAACGTCATCGCCCGTGTGAACAAGCCTACCCTCGTACTTGCTCACAACAAGATACTTGCAGCTCAGCTCTGCTCGGAGTTCCGCGAATTCTTCCCCGATAATGCCGTGGAGTACTTCGTGTCCTATTACGACTACTATCAGCCCGAAGCCTATGTGCCAAGCACCGACAGCTACATCGAAAAGGACTCCTCCATAAACGACGAGATAGATAAGCTCCGCCACTCCGCCACCACGGCTCTTGCGGAGCGCCGCGATGTTATTATAGTTGCAAGTGTGTCCTGCATCTACTCCCTCGGAAGCCCCGAGGAGTACCGTTCCATGTGCGTTTCCATTCGTCAGGGCGCCGAAAAGCCCCGCGATCAGCTCATAAACGAGCTTGTGAAGATTCGCTACGAGCGCAATGACATAGCCTTTGAGCGTAACAGGTTCCGCGTCCGCGGCGATGTTGTGGAGATATTCCCTGCAATGTCCAGTGATACTGCTGTACGCGTTGAGTACTTCGGCGACGAGATAGACCGTATCTCCGAGGTGAACGTTGTGACAGGCGAGGTCAAGGCAGTAGTCTCTCATGCGGCTATTTTCCCCGCTTCTCACTATGTTGTGGGCGACGAAAAGCTTGAATCGGCACTTACCGAGATAGACCGCGAGCTTGCGGAGCGCATAGACTACTTCCGGCAGAATAACAAGCTCATAGAAGCTCAGCGTATCGAGCAGCGCACCCACTACGACATGGAAATGCTACGTGAGGTGGGCTATTGCAGCGGCGTGGAGAACTACTCCCGTGTACTGGCAGGACGTCCCGCGGGGAGCACTCCGCTGACGCTCATGGATCATTTTCCCGAGGACTTCCTCCTCATTGTTGACGAGAGCCATGTCACACTGCCCCAAGTCCGCGCCATGTATGCAGGCGACCGCGCCAGAAAGACCACCCTTGTGGACTTCGGCTTCCGTCTGCCCAGCGCTATGGACAACCGTCCGCTGAATTTTGACGAGTTCAACGCTCATATACATCAGGCGATATACGTCAGCGCAACTCCCGGACAGATAGAGCGTGAAAAGACCGATACCATAGTTGAGCAGGTCATTCGTCCTACGGGACTTGTTGACCCTGAGATAATCGTAAAGCCCACCCACGGACAGGTGGACGACCTGCTTTCCGAGATAAACGAGCGTGTTGCACGTAAGGAGCGTGTACTGGTCACTACACTCACCAAGAAAATGGCTGAGGACTTAACGTCCTACTATGAGAAGCTGGGTGTAAAGGTGCGCTATCTTCACCACGACATCGACACTATCGAGCGTATGGAGATAATCAAGGATCTCCGCGAGGGCGTGTTTGATGTTCTTGTGGGAATAAACCTGCTCCGTGAGGGACTTGATATCCCCGAGGTAAGCCTTATCGCCATACTTGACGCCGACAAGGAGGGCTTCCTGAGAAGCGAGACATCACTGATACAGACTATTGGTCGTGCGGCGAGAAATGCAGGCGGACAGGTAATAATGTACGCCGACAGCGTTACGGGCTCTATGGAGCGTGCTATAACGGAGACCGAGCGCCGCCGCTCATTGCAGATGAAGTTCAACGAGGAGCACGGCATCGTTCCGAAGACTATCATCAAGGACGTCCGCGACGTTCTGGAGATAACCTCCAAGAACAAAGTGGAGGAAAAGACAAAAAAGAAGAAGCTGTCCGCTGCGGAGAAGCAGCGCCTTATCGACAAGCTCACGGTGGAGATGAAAAATGCGGCGAAGCTGCTTGAATTCGAGCATGCAGCATATCTCCGCGACAAGATCAAAGAGCTTCAGGAAAAATAA